The following are encoded together in the Acaryochloris thomasi RCC1774 genome:
- the rsfS gene encoding ribosome silencing factor: protein MSPNQPSVSSIQASADVSQLLAVVIAQAADDRKGGDIQILKVDEVSFLADYFVIVTGFSRTQVRAIATAMGHAAEEQCQRQPLRKEGQSEATWIVLDYGDVIAHILMPEQRDYYDLEAFWGHAERLNITLSTESSAGQTL, encoded by the coding sequence TTGTCACCGAATCAACCTTCAGTTTCGTCAATTCAGGCCTCAGCCGACGTCAGTCAGTTGCTCGCCGTGGTGATTGCCCAAGCGGCTGACGATCGCAAAGGCGGAGATATTCAAATTCTGAAGGTGGATGAAGTCTCCTTTTTAGCCGATTACTTTGTGATTGTGACTGGCTTCTCGCGGACACAGGTCCGTGCGATCGCAACCGCCATGGGGCATGCAGCAGAAGAGCAGTGTCAGCGCCAACCCCTACGCAAAGAAGGCCAGTCAGAGGCCACCTGGATTGTGCTGGACTACGGCGATGTCATTGCCCACATTCTGATGCCAGAGCAGCGAGACTATTATGACCTCGAGGCATTTTGGGGCCATGCTGAGCGGCTCAACATTACTCTATCGACCGAATCTAGCGCCGGCCAAACACTCTAG
- a CDS encoding methyl-accepting chemotaxis protein — protein sequence MRQLSSSSEPNNQSETPSLQIVADIANPRREAALSGRSSSSLNQRTHGPLGRLSFKYKIIFSALAISVLPTLVVGAIATTGYQQLSQVASSDTVQAQAVLKKQQSALYTGTGAVAVMAGAIATLLAYRSMRPLRLATLTTNRVVQQLGRGEQLSAPEKGEDELTVLESNLNLIAVHSLKVRSQQALTVNRTSTASPDSDIVSDEAPPPALSDAVVQLAETSRLTVQNLSTTAFDQTKSVDTVYRHLTELTHTAQETLSSVHQYIQHGQSVSQAAQVGEQTVTQIKDHHASMWVSLIEAATKVQNLNQPMERLDQLLNHIGNLSSNIKLKAMNAALEAARIGEAGEGFANIGEGLHALVRQLDEGITEVDSLLIDLKTDVQTAAAKMTLGQQQASSGKPLMVVAQQQLSQIVMLSQQLETVSEQALETATQQTQTSTTASQTMVEVATLTSQITEQAALLAESIEQLPTLAQEG from the coding sequence ATGCGTCAGCTATCTTCGTCTTCTGAGCCCAATAATCAATCTGAGACCCCATCGCTGCAGATTGTGGCTGATATTGCTAATCCACGCCGGGAAGCGGCACTTTCTGGCCGCTCGTCCAGCAGCCTCAATCAAAGGACCCATGGGCCTCTCGGCAGACTGAGTTTCAAGTACAAAATTATCTTCAGTGCACTGGCTATCAGTGTCTTACCCACCCTTGTGGTTGGTGCCATTGCAACGACAGGCTATCAGCAATTGAGTCAGGTTGCTTCATCGGACACAGTTCAAGCGCAAGCCGTTTTGAAGAAACAACAGTCAGCGCTCTATACAGGGACCGGTGCCGTTGCGGTGATGGCAGGTGCGATCGCAACCCTCTTAGCCTATCGATCAATGCGACCCCTGCGGCTGGCGACGCTGACCACAAACCGCGTCGTCCAGCAGTTAGGACGAGGAGAACAGCTCTCTGCACCCGAAAAAGGTGAAGATGAACTCACGGTTTTAGAATCAAATCTGAACCTGATCGCAGTGCATAGCTTGAAGGTGCGATCGCAACAGGCCCTTACCGTCAATCGAACATCCACAGCCTCGCCTGACTCCGATATCGTCTCTGACGAAGCCCCTCCCCCGGCTCTCTCTGACGCTGTTGTTCAACTCGCAGAGACCAGCCGCCTGACCGTTCAGAATCTATCGACCACAGCCTTTGATCAAACCAAATCCGTCGATACCGTCTATCGTCACCTCACTGAATTAACCCACACGGCCCAAGAAACGCTATCGAGCGTACACCAATATATTCAGCACGGGCAGTCCGTCAGCCAGGCCGCTCAAGTCGGAGAACAAACGGTGACGCAAATTAAAGATCACCACGCCTCCATGTGGGTCTCACTCATTGAGGCCGCTACCAAAGTTCAGAACTTAAACCAGCCCATGGAGCGGCTCGACCAGCTGCTGAACCATATCGGCAATCTCTCCTCCAACATCAAGTTAAAGGCCATGAACGCAGCTCTAGAGGCCGCCCGCATCGGTGAGGCGGGCGAAGGATTTGCTAACATCGGCGAAGGCCTCCACGCCCTAGTCCGGCAGCTTGATGAAGGCATTACAGAAGTCGATTCACTCCTAATCGATCTGAAAACCGATGTTCAGACAGCCGCAGCCAAGATGACTCTGGGCCAGCAGCAAGCCAGCTCAGGCAAGCCTTTAATGGTTGTGGCCCAGCAGCAGCTCAGCCAGATTGTCATGCTGTCACAGCAGCTAGAAACGGTCTCTGAGCAAGCCCTAGAAACCGCAACCCAGCAAACTCAGACCTCCACAACCGCCAGCCAAACGATGGTGGAAGTCGCGACCCTGACAAGCCAAATTACGGAGCAAGCCGCTCTGCTGGCCGAGTCGATTGAGCAGTTGCCGACCCTCGCTCAAGAAGGTTAA
- the yqeK gene encoding bis(5'-nucleosyl)-tetraphosphatase (symmetrical) YqeK, which translates to MNRTVVLNWLADHVPKPRVNHILRVEETAVSLAQRHDLDPMKAGQAGLLHDLAKYFKAARLLRMARAEALSLDPIVEENPHLLHGPVGAIVAREQFRVQDLEVLDAIANHTLGSPDMSPLSCVIFLADGTEPGRGDHPKLKEIREVSQNNLHRAVALLCDRKLRRLLKNKQLVHPQMVLTRNWALQQTTE; encoded by the coding sequence ATGAATCGAACAGTTGTACTGAATTGGCTGGCTGATCACGTACCCAAGCCTCGCGTTAATCATATTTTACGCGTCGAGGAAACAGCCGTGAGCTTGGCACAAAGGCATGATCTTGATCCAATGAAGGCGGGACAAGCGGGGCTGCTTCATGATTTAGCAAAATATTTCAAGGCAGCACGACTGCTAAGAATGGCTCGAGCAGAGGCCCTCAGCCTTGATCCGATCGTTGAAGAAAATCCCCATTTGCTGCACGGTCCAGTGGGAGCAATTGTGGCCCGCGAACAGTTTCGGGTTCAAGATCTTGAGGTGCTTGATGCGATCGCAAATCACACCCTCGGCTCGCCGGACATGAGTCCGTTAAGCTGCGTGATCTTTCTAGCCGACGGCACTGAGCCAGGACGAGGCGACCATCCCAAGCTCAAAGAGATTCGAGAGGTGAGCCAGAACAATTTACATCGGGCTGTAGCATTACTTTGCGATCGCAAACTGCGACGACTACTCAAGAACAAACAGCTTGTCCATCCCCAGATGGTGCTGACGCGCAATTGGGCGCTACAGCAAACCACAGAATAG
- a CDS encoding extracellular solute-binding protein, translating to MRRRELLQGLSTLALSQMVLGCQSGSPNALQVYLLRNALPPQLLRQARRAMSDSPNLKVKADLSDLFQQLESWQQQAASASPPRLVSLGDYWLAPAIQQKLIQPLDLERSPRWSTLPSRWQDLVRRDRNGSLTDTGDLWGAPYRWGMTLLAYRRDKFKFLGWTPTDWSDLWRPELKNRFSLPDQAREVIGLTLKTLQQSYNAENPADLEALLPKLKSLDQQVKFYDSTHYLEPLIMGDAWAAVGWSADILPILKREPEIRVVAPASGTALWADLWVQSSQSDSGAINDWVDFWWKPEVAEALSQFTAALSPLLQDFSLPKSQLAPLLVDNAIFENSEFLTPLSEETRRQFQNLWQQMRLP from the coding sequence ATGAGACGACGTGAGCTGCTTCAGGGCTTGAGTACCCTTGCCCTGAGCCAAATGGTTTTAGGGTGCCAGTCCGGTAGTCCCAATGCTTTGCAGGTTTATTTGCTCAGAAATGCACTGCCCCCTCAGCTTTTGCGGCAGGCGCGTCGTGCGATGTCTGATTCGCCCAACCTCAAGGTCAAGGCAGATTTATCCGATCTTTTTCAGCAGCTAGAGTCTTGGCAACAGCAGGCCGCTTCTGCGTCCCCGCCCCGCCTCGTAAGTCTCGGGGACTATTGGTTGGCTCCCGCCATTCAACAAAAGTTGATTCAGCCGCTTGATCTAGAGCGAAGCCCTCGCTGGTCTACTCTGCCTTCGCGCTGGCAGGATTTAGTCCGACGCGATCGCAACGGCTCCTTGACTGATACTGGTGATCTTTGGGGGGCACCCTACCGTTGGGGCATGACGCTGCTAGCCTACCGTCGTGACAAATTTAAGTTTCTGGGCTGGACACCGACGGACTGGTCAGATCTATGGCGTCCCGAACTCAAGAACCGATTTAGTCTTCCTGATCAGGCTCGAGAAGTGATTGGTTTGACTCTCAAGACCCTACAGCAGTCCTATAACGCTGAAAATCCTGCTGATCTAGAGGCGCTGCTGCCCAAGCTTAAAAGCCTAGATCAGCAGGTAAAGTTCTATGACTCTACTCATTACCTAGAGCCACTCATTATGGGCGATGCCTGGGCTGCTGTCGGTTGGTCTGCGGATATTTTGCCGATTTTGAAGCGAGAGCCTGAAATTCGCGTCGTTGCCCCAGCCTCGGGCACGGCGCTGTGGGCCGATCTGTGGGTGCAGTCCAGTCAAAGTGATTCCGGCGCTATTAATGATTGGGTTGATTTCTGGTGGAAACCAGAGGTTGCTGAGGCCCTCTCTCAATTTACCGCTGCTCTCTCGCCGCTGCTCCAGGATTTTTCGCTGCCGAAAAGCCAGTTAGCGCCTTTGCTGGTCGATAACGCCATCTTTGAAAACAGTGAGTTTCTGACGCCACTGTCTGAAGAAACGCGGCGACAGTTTCAAAATCTTTGGCAGCAGATGCGATTACCGTAA
- a CDS encoding response regulator: MPAQQNTPLVSPAKALQKVIAEQRSGRLQIQDINDPSIGWRVYFGAGQIHFAESTMGCGDRLRYILRKHSLGLEGLPTPADATSDYPLLCQYWQAHNLPLNNFRKLLAICTQEALIQFLAIAQSHIAFEATIGLDPLLLSVPFRQLILPVRDHIGQWAQIRADLTSPFQRIFIHDREQFLKFVWQEAEKWQQLQGISHDPAEATCLYDLAHQLGIDVLELAAGLQPLCRSGVLGVQPYQVITQEAQPVIACVDDSATIQQFVKLSLESSGYEVLSLQDPTEAIPHLVERQPLVILMDIEMPKIDGYELCRMVRQVDELKEVPVVMLTGRDGIIDRVRARMSGCTAYLTKPFNPQDLLAQVQKLATEPVVSV; encoded by the coding sequence ATGCCTGCTCAACAAAATACACCTTTGGTTTCCCCCGCGAAGGCTTTGCAAAAAGTCATTGCCGAACAGCGATCGGGTCGCCTGCAGATTCAAGACATTAATGATCCCTCCATCGGCTGGCGCGTTTATTTCGGCGCTGGACAAATTCATTTTGCCGAAAGCACGATGGGCTGTGGCGATCGTCTGCGGTATATTCTGCGTAAGCACTCACTGGGCTTAGAAGGGCTCCCCACCCCTGCCGACGCGACTTCTGATTATCCGCTTCTATGTCAGTACTGGCAGGCCCATAATCTGCCCCTCAACAATTTTCGTAAGCTCCTAGCGATCTGTACCCAAGAAGCCCTGATTCAATTCTTGGCGATTGCCCAGAGCCACATTGCCTTTGAAGCCACTATTGGTCTTGATCCACTGCTGCTGTCGGTGCCGTTTCGGCAATTGATTTTGCCGGTCCGTGATCATATTGGCCAGTGGGCGCAGATCCGAGCTGATCTCACCTCCCCTTTTCAACGCATTTTTATCCACGACCGTGAGCAGTTTCTTAAATTCGTGTGGCAAGAAGCCGAAAAATGGCAGCAGCTTCAGGGCATTAGTCACGACCCTGCAGAAGCAACTTGCCTCTATGACCTTGCCCACCAGCTCGGTATCGATGTTCTCGAGCTAGCTGCCGGTCTCCAGCCCCTCTGTCGCAGCGGCGTACTGGGTGTTCAGCCCTATCAGGTGATTACACAAGAAGCGCAGCCCGTGATTGCCTGCGTTGACGACAGCGCCACGATCCAGCAGTTTGTCAAACTCTCCCTAGAGTCGTCTGGGTATGAAGTGCTATCGCTGCAGGACCCCACTGAGGCCATTCCTCACCTAGTTGAGCGTCAGCCGCTCGTGATTTTAATGGACATTGAGATGCCTAAAATTGACGGCTATGAGCTTTGTCGCATGGTTCGTCAAGTGGATGAACTCAAAGAGGTGCCCGTGGTCATGCTCACGGGACGCGACGGCATTATTGACCGCGTACGCGCTCGAATGTCCGGCTGCACAGCTTACTTAACCAAGCCTTTCAATCCCCAGGATTTGCTGGCGCAGGTGCAAAAACTGGCGACTGAGCCTGTGGTTAGCGTCTAG
- a CDS encoding ammonium transporter, with protein sequence MSHPLFRYRYWAIAFLTLLLCCLGTLDADRLAAIAQEPGFAQRLRSLEIAQQTYQVNLNTVWVLLTGALVFFMNAGFAILESGLCRSKNSISLLAKNLIIFCFSTVAFWAIGFGIMFGDGNDWIGLTGSFLQSPAENSPTVGLNYRGAFDSLSDAQLPLSAKFFFQLTFAGVAATIVSGIVAERVKFSAFLIFASFLVSFSYPITGHWVWGNGWLAKLGFWDFAGSTVVHAVGGCAGFVGTLMLGPRVGKYKEISQAEFDVLPPRIKMLPWFREADESLKQILPVPAQNLGFATLGCFILWLGWFGFNAGSTLEANGGAVAHIVVNTMMAGAAGGLGAMLTSALYLSKPSLAFMINGILGGCVSITAGCAYVAIEFAAIIGFCGGIITILTMVWLDRLCVDDPVGGIPVHLCGGVWGTLAVGLFSEGPLAYPEYGITEGPGLGLLLGGGFASFGAQCLGVVAICGFTLLSSWIAWSLVAKLLNNTLRVSMTQELKGLDDAFDDPL encoded by the coding sequence GTGAGTCACCCTCTATTCCGCTACCGTTACTGGGCTATCGCATTTTTGACGCTGCTGCTTTGTTGTCTCGGCACGCTAGATGCTGACCGGCTGGCCGCCATTGCTCAAGAGCCGGGATTCGCTCAGCGTTTGCGATCGCTTGAGATCGCTCAACAGACCTATCAGGTTAACTTAAATACGGTTTGGGTCTTGCTGACGGGTGCGCTCGTTTTCTTCATGAACGCGGGATTTGCAATTTTAGAATCTGGACTTTGCCGGAGTAAGAATTCAATTAGTTTGCTGGCCAAGAACCTCATCATATTTTGCTTTTCCACCGTTGCTTTTTGGGCGATTGGCTTTGGCATTATGTTCGGAGACGGCAACGACTGGATTGGGTTGACCGGCTCTTTTTTGCAAAGCCCTGCAGAGAACAGCCCGACGGTCGGCCTCAACTATCGCGGAGCCTTCGATTCCCTTAGCGATGCTCAACTGCCTCTGAGCGCCAAGTTCTTCTTTCAGCTTACCTTTGCTGGCGTTGCAGCCACAATCGTTTCGGGTATTGTGGCGGAGCGGGTCAAGTTTTCGGCCTTTCTCATTTTTGCCTCGTTTCTGGTCAGCTTCTCTTACCCGATCACGGGCCACTGGGTCTGGGGGAACGGCTGGCTCGCCAAGCTAGGATTTTGGGACTTTGCGGGTTCCACGGTTGTTCATGCTGTCGGGGGCTGTGCCGGCTTTGTCGGCACACTGATGTTAGGTCCCCGAGTCGGAAAATACAAAGAGATTTCGCAGGCGGAATTTGATGTCTTGCCCCCTCGGATTAAGATGTTGCCCTGGTTTCGAGAAGCTGATGAGTCCCTCAAGCAAATTTTGCCAGTACCGGCACAAAACTTAGGGTTTGCCACCTTAGGATGCTTCATTCTCTGGCTGGGTTGGTTTGGCTTCAATGCGGGTTCAACCCTAGAGGCCAACGGGGGGGCAGTCGCCCATATTGTTGTCAATACAATGATGGCTGGAGCTGCAGGCGGTCTAGGCGCCATGCTGACCAGCGCACTTTACCTCTCAAAGCCCAGTCTAGCTTTTATGATTAACGGCATCTTGGGAGGGTGCGTGAGCATTACTGCGGGTTGTGCCTATGTCGCAATTGAGTTCGCAGCCATTATTGGATTTTGTGGTGGCATTATCACGATCCTAACGATGGTTTGGCTTGACAGGCTCTGTGTTGACGATCCGGTTGGGGGTATACCGGTTCACCTGTGTGGCGGAGTTTGGGGCACTTTGGCGGTGGGACTTTTTAGTGAGGGGCCTTTGGCCTATCCTGAATACGGTATTACGGAAGGGCCAGGGCTGGGATTATTACTGGGGGGTGGATTTGCGTCCTTCGGTGCTCAGTGTCTGGGTGTTGTGGCCATCTGCGGATTTACTCTGTTATCTAGCTGGATTGCCTGGAGCCTAGTGGCTAAGCTGCTCAATAATACGCTCCGGGTCTCAATGACTCAGGAACTGAAGGGGCTAGATGATGCCTTTGATGATCCGCTCTAG
- a CDS encoding carbohydrate ABC transporter permease has product MGRPAGQPRWWQRIPMQTLTPYLFLFPALFILTLVVFWPAAQAFYFSFTRYEDLNKAPEWIGLGNFQKLWQDEIFWKTLGNTVIYLIGVVPILVIVPLGLAILVNQKLKGVTWFRTAYYTPVVISMVVAGIAWKWLYAETGLLNQAIKLLGFSDTGVRWLTDPSLAIFCVMSVTVWKGLGYYMVIYLAGLQAIPADLYEAAAIDGSDGIQKHWDITIPLMRPYLALVGVISAISATKVFEEVFVMTRGNPLNSSKTIVYYLYEKAFTIPDLEYSYGCAIGLVLFLGIFGLSILNLKLGQLRG; this is encoded by the coding sequence ATGGGACGGCCTGCTGGGCAGCCTCGATGGTGGCAGCGCATCCCCATGCAGACGCTGACGCCCTATTTATTTCTGTTCCCAGCCCTATTTATTTTGACGCTAGTGGTCTTTTGGCCCGCTGCTCAAGCCTTCTACTTCAGCTTTACGCGCTACGAAGATTTGAATAAAGCGCCCGAGTGGATTGGCCTCGGTAACTTCCAAAAACTCTGGCAAGATGAAATCTTCTGGAAGACCCTCGGAAACACAGTTATTTACCTCATCGGCGTTGTCCCCATTTTGGTGATTGTGCCCCTGGGACTGGCGATTCTCGTCAACCAGAAACTTAAAGGCGTGACCTGGTTCCGCACCGCCTACTACACCCCCGTTGTGATCTCAATGGTGGTCGCCGGTATCGCCTGGAAGTGGCTCTACGCTGAAACCGGCCTCCTCAATCAAGCTATCAAGCTGCTGGGCTTTTCTGATACCGGCGTTCGCTGGCTCACGGATCCGAGTCTCGCCATCTTTTGCGTCATGTCCGTCACCGTCTGGAAGGGCTTGGGCTACTACATGGTGATTTACCTGGCTGGACTGCAGGCTATTCCGGCCGATCTCTACGAAGCTGCAGCCATTGATGGGTCTGACGGCATTCAAAAGCATTGGGATATTACAATTCCGCTGATGCGACCCTATCTCGCTTTGGTGGGCGTGATCTCAGCGATCTCGGCCACCAAGGTGTTTGAAGAAGTTTTTGTCATGACCCGAGGGAACCCCCTCAACAGCTCTAAAACGATTGTCTATTATCTTTACGAAAAAGCGTTCACCATCCCAGACTTGGAATATAGTTATGGATGCGCCATTGGACTCGTTCTATTCCTGGGTATCTTTGGCCTTTCAATTCTCAATCTTAAGCTTGGACAGTTGCGGGGGTAG
- the mreC gene encoding rod shape-determining protein MreC — MSFLSRWWGQYRGILFLGVVSISTAWVVRQTQGELLSELYRVITLPFQGNPAQQQQLIAAKTWEQQQMIADLKAQNQNLKKLLDQPAVKQDVAIATPVIGRGADHWWQQIMVGQGSRAGIAEGAVVQAPGGLVGRVTKVTENTSRVLLITDPSSRLGATISRSRDMGILRGQSNKFAIIEFFEKDPDVRVGDSVVTSSLSRLFPAGVAIGTVQSLKLEQVSKPQAIVELSVPIANLEWVSVSFDGQNSTKKSALNP, encoded by the coding sequence ATGTCTTTTTTATCTCGCTGGTGGGGGCAGTATCGCGGCATTCTATTTCTGGGTGTGGTGAGCATCAGTACTGCCTGGGTGGTGCGCCAAACGCAGGGAGAGCTGCTCTCTGAACTCTATCGGGTGATCACGCTGCCGTTTCAGGGGAATCCTGCCCAGCAGCAGCAGCTCATTGCGGCTAAAACCTGGGAGCAGCAGCAAATGATTGCTGATCTGAAAGCCCAAAACCAAAATCTGAAAAAGCTGCTGGATCAGCCTGCGGTGAAGCAAGATGTTGCGATCGCAACCCCTGTCATTGGTCGTGGAGCCGATCACTGGTGGCAGCAGATCATGGTGGGTCAGGGTTCCAGAGCAGGCATTGCAGAAGGGGCCGTCGTTCAGGCCCCCGGCGGCTTAGTCGGTCGGGTCACCAAAGTGACAGAAAACACCAGCCGCGTCTTGCTCATTACCGATCCCAGCAGCCGCTTGGGTGCCACCATCAGCCGCAGTAGGGATATGGGAATCTTGAGGGGGCAATCTAACAAATTCGCCATTATTGAATTTTTTGAGAAAGACCCCGACGTGCGCGTAGGTGACTCCGTGGTGACCTCATCCCTCAGTCGCCTCTTTCCGGCGGGCGTTGCCATTGGCACAGTACAATCCCTTAAGCTAGAGCAGGTCTCCAAGCCCCAAGCAATCGTTGAACTCTCCGTTCCCATTGCTAACCTCGAATGGGTAAGCGTCTCCTTTGATGGTCAGAACTCGACAAAAAAAAGCGCCCTTAACCCTTAA
- a CDS encoding rod shape-determining protein, with amino-acid sequence MGLFSRLSRDIGIDLGTANTLAYVSGKGIVLQEPSVVAVDQITNQALAVGADAKQMLGRTPGNVVAIRPLRDGVIADFEKAELMLQHFIRRVHGGKNLVAPRVIVGIPSGVTGVERRAVIEAATQAGAREVHLLDEPVAAAIGAGLPVEEPTGNMIIDIGGGTTEVAVLSLQGSVISESVRVAGDELTESITQYMKKVHNLVIGERTAEDIKIRIGSAYPSNSNDDASIDVRGLHLLSGLPRTVLVKGPEIRESMTEPLSAIVESVKRTLERMPPELAADIVDRGIMLAGGGALLKGMDTLVSHETGIVVHVAEDPLSCVVLGTGRVLENFDQLSRVFNNGSRF; translated from the coding sequence GTGGGCCTGTTTAGTCGATTATCACGGGATATTGGTATTGATCTCGGGACAGCCAATACGCTTGCATACGTCTCTGGTAAGGGCATTGTCCTGCAAGAGCCATCAGTGGTAGCTGTTGATCAGATCACAAATCAAGCGCTGGCGGTGGGGGCTGATGCAAAGCAAATGCTGGGGCGAACCCCTGGTAATGTGGTTGCCATTCGGCCGCTGCGCGATGGTGTCATCGCTGACTTCGAGAAGGCCGAGCTGATGCTGCAGCACTTTATTCGACGGGTGCATGGGGGCAAAAATCTGGTGGCTCCCCGCGTCATTGTGGGCATTCCCAGTGGTGTGACGGGCGTAGAGCGTCGGGCTGTGATTGAGGCCGCAACCCAGGCTGGTGCACGGGAAGTCCATCTTCTAGACGAACCGGTAGCGGCTGCGATTGGGGCGGGTCTCCCGGTGGAAGAGCCGACCGGCAACATGATTATTGATATTGGCGGCGGCACCACCGAGGTGGCGGTGCTGAGTCTGCAGGGCAGCGTGATTAGTGAGTCTGTCCGGGTTGCGGGGGATGAACTCACAGAATCGATCACGCAGTATATGAAAAAGGTTCATAATCTGGTCATCGGAGAACGAACGGCAGAAGATATTAAAATCAGAATTGGCTCTGCTTATCCCAGCAACAGCAATGATGATGCCTCTATTGATGTGCGCGGCCTTCACCTGCTGTCGGGTCTTCCCCGTACTGTCTTAGTGAAGGGACCCGAAATTCGGGAAAGCATGACCGAGCCGCTCTCTGCCATTGTGGAATCTGTGAAACGCACGCTGGAGCGAATGCCGCCGGAGCTGGCTGCAGATATTGTCGATCGCGGCATTATGCTGGCGGGCGGGGGGGCCTTGCTCAAGGGCATGGATACGCTTGTGAGCCATGAAACCGGCATTGTTGTTCATGTCGCGGAAGATCCTCTGAGCTGCGTGGTTTTAGGAACCGGTAGAGTGCTGGAGAATTTTGATCAACTATCCCGCGTTTTCAATAATGGCAGCCGTTTTTAG
- the mreD gene encoding rod shape-determining protein MreD codes for MVRTRQKKAPLTLNLLNGLVTVASVTLCALALPLQLPGMDLAGVGPHWLLAWVVTWSIKRDMLQGLFGGIAAGFLQDSLTASQPTHVIGLALVGLIIGRINKKRLIAEEFVSVALIVFGMAAFVEVILALQWSWVSDRPLLAIWERLPQTALSSAILSSLWTPVVYYPLNLWWDRVQALSKSD; via the coding sequence ATGGTCAGAACTCGACAAAAAAAAGCGCCCTTAACCCTTAATCTCCTCAATGGGCTGGTGACGGTTGCTTCCGTGACGCTCTGTGCTTTAGCCCTACCGCTGCAGTTACCCGGTATGGACCTTGCGGGCGTTGGTCCACACTGGCTCCTTGCCTGGGTGGTGACTTGGAGCATTAAGCGAGATATGCTCCAGGGGCTCTTCGGTGGCATTGCTGCCGGTTTCTTACAGGATAGTCTCACTGCATCTCAGCCCACTCACGTGATTGGCTTGGCGCTTGTGGGTTTGATAATCGGGCGGATCAATAAAAAACGCCTGATCGCAGAAGAATTTGTCTCAGTGGCCCTGATTGTCTTTGGGATGGCGGCTTTTGTTGAAGTTATCCTAGCCCTGCAGTGGAGCTGGGTTAGCGATCGCCCTCTGCTCGCAATTTGGGAGCGTCTGCCCCAGACCGCTTTGAGTTCTGCTATCCTCAGCAGCCTATGGACCCCCGTTGTTTACTACCCCCTAAATCTTTGGTGGGATCGCGTTCAAGCGTTGAGTAAATCTGACTGA